From a single Arachnia propionica genomic region:
- a CDS encoding response regulator transcription factor, with the protein MTELCRVLVADDDPMVREAYRMFLTRHDDHEVVGEARNGREAVEAYEELKPDVVLMDLQMPDMSGVDAIREINRKHRGACIVALTTFGTQEYIISALRAGASGYLMKDCGGPALLTGIQQARDGDMPLAPGVRRELVADLLTGHPKILTDEAAAAGLAPREKELLIWLGQGMTNAQIAAKMFISEGSVKQYLSHIGDKMGLKSRTQILVRAIQLGLVDPTLMTPGLS; encoded by the coding sequence ATGACCGAGCTCTGCCGTGTACTAGTCGCTGATGATGATCCCATGGTCCGTGAGGCCTACCGTATGTTTCTGACGCGACACGACGACCACGAGGTAGTTGGTGAGGCCCGCAACGGCCGGGAGGCCGTGGAAGCCTACGAGGAGCTGAAACCCGATGTGGTTCTCATGGATCTGCAGATGCCCGATATGTCGGGAGTGGATGCCATTCGTGAGATCAATCGGAAACATCGCGGCGCCTGCATCGTCGCTCTGACCACCTTCGGTACCCAGGAGTACATCATTTCCGCTTTGCGCGCTGGGGCCTCCGGATACCTGATGAAGGATTGTGGCGGCCCCGCTCTGCTGACTGGTATTCAGCAGGCCCGTGACGGCGACATGCCGCTGGCACCCGGGGTTCGACGCGAACTGGTCGCTGACCTTTTGACAGGACACCCCAAGATATTGACCGACGAGGCGGCAGCCGCAGGACTCGCCCCCCGCGAGAAGGAATTGCTGATCTGGCTCGGTCAGGGAATGACGAACGCACAGATCGCGGCCAAGATGTTCATCTCCGAGGGTTCCGTGAAACAGTACCTATCCCACATCGGTGACAAAATGGGCCTGAAGTCCCGCACCCAAATTCTGGTGCGGGCCATTCAGCTGGGTCTCGTCGATCCGACACTCATGACCCCCGGGTTGTCCTGA
- the ftsY gene encoding signal recognition particle-docking protein FtsY: MGDLIFWLVVAIVGAGLIAATLVIRYGRKELPPGETQEAIKASDAETAVEEEPAAGEEPAEIGEPAGEIAEPEPAKPVLDQPEEPRSRFARLRRRLASSNNVLARALGELLSVDRIDSETWDDFEATLIASDLGVGPTTELTEALRRELSIDGVSDPERARQVLRAELLKLVEPDLDRSLNLTAAENDPAVVMVVGVNGTGKTTTVGKLARVFVAEGRSVMLGAADTFRAAAAEQLTTWGERVGVTTVSSAEGSDPASVAFDAVAKGKEEGADVVLIDTAGRLHTKVGLMDELGKVKRVIEKKVPVTEVLLVLDATTGQNGMTQAKIFSEVVDVTGIVLTKLDGSAKGGIVIQVQRELGVPVKLVGLGEGVDDLAPFDPEGFVAGILGE; this comes from the coding sequence GTGGGAGATTTGATTTTCTGGTTGGTCGTAGCGATCGTCGGGGCCGGTTTGATTGCGGCCACGCTCGTCATCAGGTACGGCAGGAAGGAACTACCTCCCGGCGAGACGCAGGAGGCAATCAAGGCCTCCGATGCGGAAACCGCTGTGGAGGAGGAACCGGCGGCAGGTGAGGAACCTGCGGAGATTGGGGAGCCAGCAGGTGAAATCGCTGAACCTGAGCCTGCGAAACCCGTGCTGGACCAGCCCGAGGAGCCGCGTTCACGGTTTGCTCGGCTGCGACGTCGTCTAGCCTCGAGCAACAATGTGTTGGCCCGGGCGCTCGGTGAATTGTTGAGCGTCGATCGGATTGATTCCGAGACCTGGGACGATTTTGAGGCCACCTTGATCGCATCCGATCTGGGTGTTGGGCCCACCACGGAACTCACTGAGGCATTGCGGCGGGAGTTGAGCATCGACGGGGTCTCCGATCCCGAACGTGCTCGTCAAGTGCTGCGTGCTGAACTCCTGAAATTGGTCGAGCCAGATCTCGACCGGAGCCTGAACCTGACAGCGGCAGAGAATGATCCCGCCGTCGTGATGGTGGTCGGAGTGAATGGGACGGGAAAGACCACCACCGTAGGCAAATTGGCCCGTGTATTCGTGGCCGAGGGACGCTCCGTAATGTTGGGAGCGGCCGACACCTTCCGGGCCGCCGCTGCTGAGCAGCTCACGACATGGGGAGAGCGGGTCGGAGTTACGACGGTGAGTTCTGCCGAGGGCAGCGATCCTGCCTCGGTCGCTTTCGACGCGGTCGCCAAAGGTAAGGAAGAGGGGGCCGATGTGGTGCTCATCGACACTGCCGGGCGATTGCATACCAAGGTTGGGTTGATGGATGAACTCGGCAAGGTCAAGCGCGTCATCGAGAAGAAGGTTCCTGTCACTGAGGTTCTGCTAGTCCTCGACGCCACCACGGGCCAGAATGGCATGACGCAGGCCAAGATCTTCTCCGAGGTGGTGGACGTTACCGGTATCGTGCTCACCAAGCTGGATGGTTCCGCGAAGGGCGGAATCGTCATCCAGGTTCAGCGCGAACTCGGGGTTCCGGTCAAGCTTGTTGGTCTCGGGGAAGGTGTGGATGATTTGGCGCCCTTCGACCCCGAGGGATTCGTTGCCGGAATCCTCGGGGAATGA